In the Necator americanus strain Aroian chromosome X, whole genome shotgun sequence genome, AGAGGTGGCTGGGATACAACGAAGGGAGCCCGCATCACCCAGATGAAGTATTACTCTTACCTGTTTCCCGTTCGTGACAGTTTCAACCCGATTCTCCATTCAGGCAAATTCCTTCAGCAATTTGCAGTTGAtgcttaaaataaaaataaagcggAAGCGTTTAAACTATCATAGAACCCATCAGGTCAATCTTCGCTCTGACTCCTATAGAGGGCTGCAAGATTACATAGCTGGAAAAGACGGACCTCCAGAAAATCGCATTGTGTTGGCATCGCCACATATCGGTGGTCCAAGAGCAATGCAATTATCCCTCCAAGGCCTCATGGCTATAGTTTCTCGATATAAAAAACCCACCTGTTTTCTTACGATTACCTGTAATTCTCAATGGCGCGAGATTCAAGAGAACCTTTACCAAGGACAAGTTGCCTCTCATAGACCGGATCTAACGGCGTGCgttttaaatggaaaaataaaggaattatTCGATAACTTATTCAAAAGACATATGCTCGGCGGAGTAGAGCGTATTTTTTTGTCatcgaaatttaaaaaacggGTCTTCTGCATTGTCATATGCTGTTGATCATAAAACAAGTGTGGAATGCGCAAACAGTAGCCGACGTAGATAATGTTGTTTGTGCTGAAATATCAGACAGAGAGGGAGAACCGGAAGCATATGAGGCAGTCACCATGTATATGATGCACATAAAATGTGGTGCTGACGATCCCCAATCACCATGCATCCGTGATGAGAGATGCGCAAATCGTTTCTCCAAACAGATTCGTGAAAGCACGTCCATGGAAACTGACAGCTATCAGTGGTATAGGAGACGGAATCGCACAATCAGAATCGTTGAAATTAATGGAAGAGTATATAGTGATGAGTGGTTCGTGCCGACCAATTTGTACCTCCTCATGAAGTTTAACTGTCACGTGAATGTTAAAATTTGTGGTACAATTTCGGCGGTGAAATATCTATACAAATACATCTACAAGGGTTCCGATCGTGCGCGAATAACTATTGAAAGCGACTCTGATGGTAGTGGAAATCAGGTGGTAGACGAGATAAAACAGCATTTGAGCACTCGGTATGTCTGCTCACCTCAAGCTCTTCACAAAGTGTTTGGGTATGCTATGCAAGAAAAATCTCACACTGTGTGCAGATTGGTTGTCCATCTAACAGTATATCAGACAGTTCACTTCATCGCGAAATAAGAACAACAAGCTCTAGATGGCGCACAATCTAACTTCACGGCCCTTACCGCTTATTTTGAGCCCAACCGGTTATGTGCCAATGTCTTCGATAACGGCCTGCCGTCTGATATGAACATTGATGATGATatgaacaacttttttttattaccagATCTCCAGCATTCTTCATTCAAAGCACGTCATGGTTAGAAACCAAGAAGACGTGGAGGGAAAGAAATAGCACGTATGTACACGGTttcgaagatgaagaagatgaagatgtcGAACGATACGGTCTCCGTATCTTTTTGTTAAACACCAAAAGGAAAATGTCATTCAAAGACCTGAGAACAGTAGATGGGTACACatacaaaaaattttctgaagcaGCAaatgcttctggatttctcgATGATGACACGTACTATCGCCAGAGTATTCAGGAAGTTGCGCAGTTTCAGACAGTATCAACtttacgtagtttttttttattgcttgcTCTGCTACTGTCTGCCTTATTACATCAGCAGAAGGCTAGGAGCGGAAAAGGTAATTGCTCTCGCCTATTTCGACGTCGCCGATTGGATGTTGTTGCTTGGCAGAGATTTGACCCAAATTGTTGTGCCACCTGTGAATCAAAGATCTTCACTTCCCAATGTTCCAGTTGACTATCGCCAGCATGAAAGTGAAGGATCACGACTATATGGGTTATTGAATTCGCATCAAAAGAGTGCTGCTGATGATATCCTAGCAGCGATCGATCGCAATGACGGACGCTATTTTTTTATCGATGGTCTTGGCGGAACAACGATCTTTATAATACTATTTACAACTTGGCTGTAGGACAGCGACGTCAAGCGACGAGCGATGTAGTGTGTTGCTTGGGCATGAATCGCAGCTAACCTTCTGTTAAGTGGACGAACGGTCACTTCAACGTTCAAGCTCAACATGCTTGATGGAATTCGCACATCTTTGGTGAAACGACAACAAAAAGAAGCACGACAACCTATGGCCACTGAAATTATGATCTGGGATGAGATTTTTACGACTCCGTAGCGCGCTCTTGAAGTTGTCGGAGGTTTGCTGCGTGATATCATGCAGAGCGATGGGCCATTCGGCGGTAAGTTATTCATCATAGCAGGCAATTTCCGACACGTGTTAACCATAGTAGAGCACGGACAGCGAGAAGATTTTGTGGATTCATGCGTGACAAAATCTGTTCTGTGGTCAATTTTCAAGACTCACCGGCTTTAAGTTAAAATGAAAGCTGGACTTGAATGGGCCAATTCCCTGCTGGGCATAGGCAATGGCAACGCTAACGATGATGAAGGAAGCGTTCAAATTCTGGAAGACTTCCGGTGTCAAGGAAGCATCGTTACGGAGATTTTCGGCGAGACTATTAGTGCAAGTACGGACCTTTATGAACGGGCAATTTTCAGCTTCTACAAATATCAGTGTCAGGCAGCTGAATAATGAAGCCTTGGAACGGCTATGCACATGCGGCCCACAAGATGTGCGTGTTTACAAAAGCGTCAACGAAGCATTGTATCATGAAGGAAGCTCAGGTGAGTTGTACCCGATGGAGTATCTTAACACGTTAAAATCCATGGGAATGCCACCTCACGAGCTACGACTGAAGGAAGGCGCTACCGTCACGCTTCTTCGCAATCTTGACGTCCTCAATGGTCCCTGCAACGTGACGCGACTAAGAATAGAGACCCTCGGGAGCAATGTGTTTCGATGTCATTTCATTTGTGGGAGCCGTAAAAACCAGCTAGCTGTAATATTTAGGGTTGACAACTGGGAAAAACAACTGCCACGAAGAAGGCAGTTCCCTGTACGCCTTGCTTTCGCAATGACTATCAATAAAGCCCAGGGACAATCCTTCGACAAAGTTGGAGTGTGTCTGCCAGAAGACGTGTTTAGTCACGGACAATTATATGTGGCATTCTTCCGTGTAAGAAGTCCACCCGGATTGAAGGTCCACACACCGCATGCATCGGTGAGAAATATAGTTTGCAATGAAGTTTTGCTATGAAAAATGTTACAGCTGAGAGGCAGGtcaaaaaaaaggtgattAAAAATCTCACTCTTATTACTTATTTGAGTCaacaatattatttttctagaattacAGAAACCCTAAAAACATCAGCAAAGCGATAATTGTAAACATAATGAACGCAGTGAAATGAAGGAATTGAGGGCATTAATAGAATATCACAAAACGGTACCATGATAATAAACCTCAATGTAAAGAACTGAGTAGGTAACCTGAGTCCATTTATTATAAACATTTTACTGAACATTTAATTGGGTAACGCTCTTCCGCTCCTAAATACATCTATAAACATACTTCAAAACCATGAAGGAGGTTTTATCAGAATATTAGAAAGCTGCGGACTGTAGTGGTGTACTTCACTCTGCAGAACTATGTGGGTCACTCAAATCTTTTGCTGGACTTTTAATTAGATAAAGCTTTGCCACCCCAGACACACATGAAACCATTCTTTAAAACCATGAAGGTAGTGTTGTCAGAATATCAGGGAGATAAAAACCATAGTGATATACTTCACTGGAGGACTTCACTTGTGGACTGAAGCGCTCTGTATCAAATGTAGTCACTGTATTGAAAAAGCTCTGACCTCGTGATACATTTCACTGCATGGCATTTCCTAGGTTCTCTATAATTTTTGTTAGAACTTCTATGGAAGACGCCTTACTATTCTTAGATACATTGTGAAACGTTCTTCAAGATGAAAAGCCTGGTGTCAGTGTATCGAGAAACTCTGATCTCATGATGAATTAATTctatcaacgaaaaaaaaaacaggtttcCTGTTTGTTTTAATACAATTTTCAGTGGGAAAAGCCATACCAATCTTAGATAGATCGTGAAGCTTTCTCTTATATGAAAAGAGTGGTGCTAACGTATCGAAAAGTGTACAGCATTAGTAGGCTCTCTATGACTTTTTTAGAGTTTCCATGGAAGAAGGCTTACTACTCTTAGATACTTTGTTTAGCGTTCTTAGTAGCAATTACTGATCGCATTTTGCACGAGGCAGACGGTGACCAAAACTATCTTAACGGAATGATACTGCCTAGACGTCAAGTGGTCACCATCTCTAGTTAGTGTCCGTTGGTGAGTTTGTTATGGTCATTCTCTGCGCTAGTCGTGCCATTAGGTAAATCCTACCGAAGATAATTTTCctttatgaaaaattgaattctcATGAAAGAAGCGAGCGGCGAAACCTCGGTGAGACGAGGCCGTTTTCATTTCAGTCCactaattcaaaatttccgaTCCTGTCTTTCCATTTTGTGGTCTTTCCTACTTATGCGTTAAAGTCTCCGTCAACAAATTTGTAGGACTTCTTCTTGCGGACTACCTCCTCCAGCTTCTCATAAAGCGCGACGGATTTATCGGTTGCAGACGCCGGTGAGTAGCGGTCGATGATGCTTATGGGTTTTTAGCGCAGAGAGCGAAGGCAAGGGATGGCCAAACAAGGTTACAAGATCTTTTGAGAACCAACAGAATGGACGACAGATAGATGCATAATGAAACTAATGCCGCTTAGGAACGGAATGCCTTCCACAACGGAATTTTCTTCCCGCCAATGACGAGTGTACTGTCATTCATCTGTGTTACGTCGCTCTTTCTGTTCTTGATCTCGTGTAGAGCAATCACATGAAATTTGATATGCACTGCAACTCCTAGATGGTTACAAAGGCCTACGTAGGTGGATACTGCTTGCTCCTCGCAAGAACAGTCTTAGTCGTTCGGCGATTCGTGCATGTGTCGCCTCGGTACAGAATTAGAGTCATCCTGAGCAACTTCATGTTTCATCGCCTCTCACTGGTCGCCATACTGTCCTATGAGAAGAGGATTTGctaattttgatatttttctacGTTCTTTAGTCCCCACCTTCTCTTGCTCGTGATGGTAGAGGAATTCATTAAATAGTAAATGTGGATCCGTTTTATTTTCTGAGGACGAGAACGCAAGTCAAACTAGGTCACCTGCAAATCGAAACAAATCAAAGACAGATGATAATAAAGATGTGCAAAAAGGCGCATTAGATTATGTCGAGAATTGATAAACAGAAACATACCCAGAGCTATATTCCGTACTTACTTCTTCCATTCTAATTGATCTCAGATATTCAGCAAGCGGACGTGAGATTCGCATTTTTAATATACTTTTTTACCTAATTATATGTATTCCTTTCAAGCTAACCCTTTGAAAGCTGGCTACGGCCAGAACGTATGCCGTCgcgaaaaacttcaaaacactTTGCAGGTAAGAAACTCCACAGTATAGTGTCATAGTGGCAAATGacacttttcaaaaagttgaaaagcgCTGATTGGTGATAGATCTCGTTTACATACAACTGACTGGTGTTCAGATctaacgaaggaaaaaaacgcgaatatacagtgttttgttttctgttggAGAATCCCAAGAATCGAACAACAATGTCCAGTTAGTCAGTTGTAGCGATAGTAAATGTAGATAGTATATGGTGTGACCGTAGTCATATGGTATTCCTTTATTAGAAATCCTGACGCATGATATGTTAGCAGACTTTGTGATGCATCTGTTGCTCTTAAAATGAACGGAGAACTTAGTTGAgaatgtccaaaaaaaaagcctttgTTGCATGATTACTCCTCGAATGATTTGTTCAGGATCTTGTGAAAACCCATCTAATGTACGCTGTTCATGAGGAGTTTGATGTAATGCGAACGAGAATTTCAGACTTGGAGTCGGACGTAAGTCAGTTATTTTTGGTCGCCTACAATTACGTTGCATTGCTGCTTTCTGAGGCATTGTCCTTGTGCAAAGCATGACTAACTCATCAACACCAAAAAACAACCAAGAATTGAATGGGTCGTACATAGTTTGCCGACATTTGTTACAAaaaacactattattattgtgatACAATGAGGATCACTGAGGTGAAGTTCGTTATGTTCGTGTTGTTTATGAATGAAAGCCGAAACGGAGATTCTGTTGTTTCAGCAAATTGTTCACGACTTAAACGGCAGTGATTTCAAATGAATCGAAGCCACCGTATCCGattgaatttcgaaaaaaagaataacctAAAGATGAATTATTAGTTCCCATGACATTcccattactttttttttgcaaaaataatataaaataataccTAATCGTTTGATGAGCAAAAAGGTAAGATATTCGAACATGTACTATATGTTCTACAAGTAGCTTGGGATGGATTGAATTCAAACGCATAGGAACGCGGTTGCAGTTCTGTTGTTGGGGACAAGGAAAAGCAGGGAATGAGCACGTGTCAGGCACAAAAAGGGTGAGCATAGAGGCAGGTGTTTTGCTCTTACCGGGACAAACATTACTACCAGTGAAATCAAGCGCTCTTTTATTAAACGTTTTGGCGTTccgggcgggtgtagcgcagtcggtaaacgGTTCCGCTatgtgcacgatcgatcggagattcgaatccacctcagtgccaaccaagcctttcacctcTACGGGGttgatagattggtaccacaTTTGTgtggtaggataaaaacacatcGGTTAGTCtcccacaagtcattgcataagctaattacacgttcgtaaacctcaatcgattctgaatcgaagtgaacgtagtggcTCATCCGAAGCTGACTGATTACAGACACTTTATCACACACTTTATTGGCGTTATATTCTGTCTCAGTGGTTTTTTCATCATACTTTGCAGCTTAATCTATGTATCACTCAAAAGGCTGTTTGTTTAGGGCAGGTTCATCGCACTATGAGTCGCGCCAGTCGCCTGCTCTCTGCCATGTGCTCGCTCTCTTTGCCACTTGCATGGTACACTGAGATCAATGGCTAGTCCTAAACAGAATGTCTTTCTCGTCGAGAAGATTTTGTTTACATTATTGGATTCGGGTTTCGCACACTTTAAGAACTACTGGAGGCAGTCCTAATCAATGCCAAATGCTGTCGTTGTGGATGAGGTCAAGGCATGTGATGCCATGGCATGCTCATCGTCACATCTTCATCTTCACGACTCTAAAATGGCTTCTCTCTCCTAGACCAGCATAGAGATTTCAGACCAGATGACTGTTTTGTACGGCTTCCACTTGGGATTGTTGGGAATCTTTTTGTACCAGAGATGGACAGCTGTTGGTCCCTATCTCAAGTCACTGGTTAGGGAACATAGTCTTTGTCATAACGACCGTCAATACAATTGCATgtgcgactgcgctcgaagccgctcCGCGAATGTAGCTCTACTCGGACTGCAGAAATAAGAGGAGACAGCGagtttcgcattttttttacgcAAGTGCTGGCCTCACTGCACAGCTTCGCTGCTTACGCGGCTGCACCAGCCACCAGGTTTGGCCGTACAAGATTTCAGACGTGACCACTGTTCCTTGACATTTGAATGGGTGTTGTTAGACTCATGCAAAAAATTCCGGCGATGCTGTCCTCGTTTACATCAGTGGTCACTCTTCTTGAAGTCGGGATAGTGCCTGAATCTAACCAAGCTAAATTAACTAACGCACTAAATTTAAGTTTACGTCCCACTTCTCCCCCGCAGGATTTGACTAACGACTTATCGACTTTCCTGTAGAAGGATCACCTTATCTGATTAATCTGATCAATTTCTCGGACAATTCCGTGTCAAGGCGTGTTAGATGTTCTGTGTAGATGCAGTCGAATGCTCTCTTGAACTGTAAGAAGATGAGATTCAGGGTGTTTTGCCTATCGCGATTCCTCTCGGTCCAAATTAGTGGAGCATGAATGACACTGATGGTCCCAAAATTTGAGACAGAACAGCACTAAGTGGTGAACAGATGGCTAATCCCATAAATCCCGCTGTCGATGATGCATTCGATAACCTTCATGCTTCGAGAAGTTGGCAGGGATGCTCGTGGCGTAACGCTCGTAACGCTTAGAATCTAGGGGGAGTGTTGTtgacaccattcctcgctgtagttagcaatggtcccacctcgtttctaaccgctatctccaccgcgccgcttcgagcgcagccgcttacgcaactacaccttCACCTTCTTTCACCACCTTCCATCGCAATAACACCTTCTTCCAGTCTTTGTGAAGGTTTTTCTGTTTGCTATTAACATAGCAGTTTTCACCGTCCAGTATGACAGAGAGACTTTTCGTAGAGAAGGCATTCACCATCGTGAGTGTCGAGCACCTGTCATCGCAGCAGACTGTTCTCTTCCTGTTCCTGAGGTCACtaatttcttcctcctttGTCTTTAGGTGATTTTGCAACTTTTCGGCTGTCGCACTGTTAAAAAAGGCGTGGTGAAGGCAATTTTCCATGGTTCTTGTTCTTCCATTGTGAGCCACTTCACTACCTCAGAAACAGTTAAGAGGTACTTGTATAATGAGCGAATACGTATTCAGTGAGTCTTCGAACGTCAACCTGTATTacctgtgctcccgttgttcatcgatttgctcgagcggacACCAGTAATAATTCCATTTGTCCCTACCGTTCGCAAGTGTTGTCCAGTGGTATCCCTTCTCGTGAGGGACTCGAAGAGCGTcgtatttttctctgaaagattttgtaaagaggtctgaccatcgggtagGCGGTCTTCTTGCGGTGTGTTTGATGTCACGTGGTATCTAGTCGCTCACGTCTCTGGTCCAGCGATTGTCGTTGATAtgcatcacgtgtccgatCCATCTTATGTTGCTTTTCTTGGCATATATGGCAGCGTCTCTGATTTTCGATCCGTGAAGTAGGAGTGaatttctttcacttgcgtaaagcgggttactcctagcaccaccctttcaattccgcgttctatgatgctcaccgcattttcttcttgcttgcgACGtgtccaggtttctgaagcataggtggAAACAGGAAGGACGGTAGTATTGAATAGTTGAGCACAGAGCTGGATTTTCctagtcctcttcactacatcctcaatATTCTTGAATGAAGAAGAGACCGaaagtggcactgaatattttgggtggcATTGCCCCGACGAACCcttctcttcacgtcgattgtGACATCATTATTCATTAGAGAGAGTAATTTtgaagttgctatacaactcaTGAAGTATCTTTAGGTGTGAAGCAGAGCCCTCCATGAACGCTTCGGTCTCAACTGTATCAAacgcttttttaaattcgatGAGAGTGGGACACAACaacatcttgtactctcgcgatacttctatgagttttgaaaccgtatgtatgtggtcaatcgtactgaac is a window encoding:
- a CDS encoding hypothetical protein (NECATOR_CHRX.G24580.T2) yields the protein MLLIIKQVWNAQTVADVDNVVCAEISDREGEPEAYEAVTMYMMHIKCGADDPQSPCIRDERCANRFSKQIRESTSMETDSYQWYRRRNRTIRIVEINGRVYSDEWFVPTNLYLLMKFNCHVNVKICGTISAVKYLYKYIYKGSDRARITIESDSDGSGNQVVDEIKQHLSTRYVCSPQALHKVFGSPAFFIQSTSWLETKKTWRERNSTYVHGFEDEEDEDVERYGLRIFLLNTKRKMSFKDLRTVDGRRLGAEKVIALAYFDVADWMLLLGRDLTQIVVPPVNQRSSLPNVPVDYRQHESEGSRLYGGRTVTSTFKLNMLDGIRTSLVKRQQKEARQPMATEIMIWDEIFTTP
- a CDS encoding hypothetical protein (NECATOR_CHRX.G24580.T1); the protein is MLLIIKQVWNAQTVADVDNVVCAEISDREGEPEAYEAVTMYMMHIKCGADDPQSPCIRDERCANRFSKQIRESTSMETDSYQWYRRRNRTIRIVEINGRVYSDEWFVPTNLYLLMKFNCHVNVKICGTISAVKYLYKYIYKGSDRARITIESDSDGSGNQVVDEIKQHLSTRYVCSPQALHKVFGYAMQEKSHTVCRLVVHLTVYQTVHFIAK
- a CDS encoding hypothetical protein (NECATOR_CHRX.G24581.T1) codes for the protein MATLTMMKEAFKFWKTSGVKEASLRRFSARLLVQVRTFMNGQFSASTNISVRQLNNEALERLCTCGPQDVRVYKSVNEALYHEGSSGELYPMEYLNTLKSMGMPPHELRLKEGATVTLLRNLDVLNGPCNVTRLRIETLGSNVFRCHFICGSRKNQLAVIFRVDNWEKQLPRRRQFPVRLAFAMTINKAQGQSFDKVGVCLPEDVFSHGQLYVAFFRVRSPPGLKVHTPHASDLVKTHLMYAVHEEFDVMRTRISDLESDLNLCITQKAVCLGQVHRTMSRASRLLSAMCSLSLPLAWYTEING
- a CDS encoding hypothetical protein (NECATOR_CHRX.G24581.T2), producing MATLTMMKEAFKFWKTSGVKEASLRRFSARLLVQVRTFMNGQFSASTNISVRQLNNEALERLCTCGPQDVRVYKSVNEALYHEGSSGELYPMEYLNTLKSMGMPPHELRLKEGATVTLLRNLDVLNGPCNVTRLRIETLGSNVFRCHFICGSRKNQLAVIFRVDNWEKQLPRRRQFPVRLAFAMTINKAQGQSFDKVGVCLPEDVFSHGQLYVAFFRVRSPPGLKVHTPHASVRNIVCNEVLL